The Methylomonas rhizoryzae genome includes the window AACTGAAATTAAAGATATTCTTGCGATAAAAGGGTTGTCTTTGGGGATGAGGCTCGAAAACTGGCCCCCTGAAAATCTCGCTGACCATTCCAATAATTGAACAACAGATTGCAAAAATGAGACATCGTAAAGTAGGCAGGCAACTAAATCTTAACAGTAGCCATCGGAATGCATTATTTTCTAATCTGGCTAGTTCGCTAATAAAAGAGGAACTGATCAAAACAACTTTGCCGAAAGCAAAAGAGCTTCGAATGTTTGCGGAGCCTCTTATTACGCTATCAAAAGAAGATAGCGTTGCAAAGCGGCGCCGAGTATTTGCTAAATTGCAGGATAGAGATGCGGTCACTAAACTCTTTGCTGTGCTTGGTCCGAGATTCTCTGGGCGGAACGGAGGGTATCTTCGTATCATTAAATGCGGATATCGAAGTGGTGATAATGCGCCTATGGCATACGTAGAGCTTGTTGATCGCGATAACTAACTCACGGAATTAATATATTGCTGGTGTAGCTCAGTTGGTAGAGCAGCTGATTTGTAATCAGCCGGTCGCGGGTTCGAGTCCCATCACCAGCTCCATAAAATCAAAGGCTTAGGTATTTTTACCTGGGCCTTTTTTATTTTGAGCCACCAAGGAATCACCAGGAAAGAAAGCGAGCGATGGTAATTAGCGGTAATCTTCTTTTGCCGACCACGCGCTCACTTTCCCCGGCGGGATGGGC containing:
- the rplQ gene encoding 50S ribosomal protein L17 — its product is MRHRKVGRQLNLNSSHRNALFSNLASSLIKEELIKTTLPKAKELRMFAEPLITLSKEDSVAKRRRVFAKLQDRDAVTKLFAVLGPRFSGRNGGYLRIIKCGYRSGDNAPMAYVELVDRDN